The DNA window CTTGCTATTTTCCTAGCAATACAGCTCCAGAAGAAAGGGTTGGAACATGGGCCTTTTAGTTTGGTAGGTCATCAAAGTGTGTTCCAGCTAAAGGATATTCTGGAAAACCGGAGATTCCCATGTACACTCTTAGAAAACAATGGAGATCTGTGAAGCAGACAATGACTAGGCTGTGCTTATGTGAGACAGCAACAAAACTGGTTTATTCTAATGCATTATCAGTATTTTCGATACCAACTGCAGttctagaaatgcaaatgataaaaaaagatGAGACTACTGGTAAATGTTCTAATAACAAATTGGAATTTACAAATTACTGAAAATGAAACATACTGTTGTAAACCCCAAAGTCCTCAAAGTATTCGTGGATGGTGCAGAGGGAGCACTGTGAAGAAAAGCCATTAAGGAAATACTTAAACCCAAGAGCATACCTGCATATTCTCTCTCAGATCTGTGGCATCCCGGATAGGGGGCTGGGCGTTCTTGAACACCTCGTCCACAGTTTTAATCCACAGTGTTCTTAAAGACGCATATTCCCtggatttcttcccttttctcacaGAAAGGCCCCTTTTATGAggtttccctcctcctcttcggTTAGTAATAGCCACGTGGACAAACAAAGAGGCATGCGCAAGGACCTCTCCAGTCAAGGACTGCAGGGGGACGTGGCGGTAGCCTGTCTGTAAACATTCAAAGGGAATTGTGTACTGGCCAATGAACTCATCCCCAATGTAGTCATCATCCAGTACTACAAAGCGCACCATGGCCAGTTCAGGTAGGTTGATCTGAAATTCGAAGCTTTCATCAAAAATGGGAGCATCTCCATTCTGGTGCACGGTTTTTGTCCTTTGTTCTGCACAGTCGGCAGGGATTCCGTGAATCTCTACATAGACGTAAGGATCCACCACATCCCCTTTGGCACCTGATCCTTTGGGTTTGGGAAAGTTCTGCCCACTGATGATCTTAATGTGAAGAAGCTGCGGTGAGACTCCTGGCACGGAGTCCTTTGTGTTGGCACTGAAGAAAGAAACCTCTTCCCTCATGATGGCCGGCCGGAGGACGTAGCCGCAGTTTCCGTTCTGCCGAAACCAGCCAATATTTAGGTCCATCATCAGGCCTGGGGTCTGAAAGTTCATGGCTACGATCTGACAGCCACACTTCCAAAAATCTTGAGGGTTCATATTACTGGAGTCAATTCTCATTGGGCTGGGGAAAACCCTGGCAAGAAAACGTTTGTTGTAATTCACAAAATCCCCAGGGTTTTCATTGGCATATTTGCTGGCAAGCACTTCGTTAAACGAACAGACCTCCCAGTACTTCTGAACCTGAAATGATACCTGAAATTCTTTGAACTGAACGGACTTACAGATGCTCACCAGCTCAGACAGTTCTTTACAGAGCTGAAATCGCTTCACAGGCACATTGTTGGGCTGCTCCACGTTCTCTTTGCCCATCCTCTGAGACATTTCTGCCCCTTCATCTTCATCGGTAACATCCCCTTCAACACCAGAGCAGTTTGAGGACAGCTTCTTTGCTTTAATTAGTATCCTCCCTTTCAGGACATCTGGGGATGGTAGGTAAGATTCCTCCACATTGGGTGATGTTGTATAGAGTTTGTCCCCTAAAATCTTCTTCATGTGCTGAACCATTACCTTCTGCTGTTTAATAGAACAGTGATTTTCTAAACACAAGATAAGAGGGTACTCTGAAGCAAAGAATGCATACTTGTTAATAATATCAATGACGCTGCGGAAGACTATCTGAGAGGTCATGGTGTGGCCCGTGTAAATTACAGGTTCGTTATCTGGCCCATCCCACACATCCAGTTCAACACTCCGGCAACCCATTTTAAGAGCTCGGATGTATCCCGTGATGTCAGAGGGACCTCGGAACTGATCCTCTATTAAGTATGTATTATGAGATGAATTTATAAAGTAATGAGACAAAGGTTGCTTCATATCTTGACAGACCTTCTTATGTTCTGGATCAAATATATAACAATCAGGGGACATAAGGTACTTAGTGAACCCATCTATGGAAAGCCAGCCCTTTTCCTGACCTTCTTTAGATGGCTCATATTTGCTAATAATTTCAAGgcttatttcctcatttatatgTGCCACACCCTGCTCTGCCTCAAGAAACATCATAAGGTCCTTGGTATCAAGAAATTCTTTATTGCTTGAAAACTgaactaaaaggaaataaatttcaggTCTGGTACAAAGCTCATGGAAAACCTCAACAAATTCTTCCTTTGTGACTTCAGTACCAGCTTTGTCCTTGGATTTGTGCAATTCTTTGAACTTAAGCTCAATTTTGCTAGTTTTTAAACCAGGATTGAGGTCTCTGATACACTGCACAGCATTACACAGAGTTATATGTCCAAGGTTATCTACATCAATTTCACTAAACATTTGTGAAACCCAAGAAGTCCTCATGTTGTCTTGGCTACTTTCTAACATATCAAGTGTATGTTTTCCATAAGAAATTAGGTACCGCAGTCCCGTAACCCAGATGTTCGCAACATCTGCAGTATTGGCAACCAAATCAAGTGACTCATAGTTCTCTCCATATATGACTGAAAATGCACAATCTTCAGATATCTGGTCAGAAATGCCATTGCTGCGGAATAtgtctgtattttttcctgttctcacTTCCTTGATGGATTTGATATCAATCTTGGCTTTCTCGGAATCCTTCTTAGATGgttcccacctcaggctctgcatGTCAGCATCCAGTAAAAAGTACCTATGGTAAATCCTGGAGTTGGAGCGAACCTTTTTGAGTTCGGAACCCTCGACCATTGAATTGATGCAATCGCTTGCACTGCTGATCTTCTTCTCTGTCGGCATGCTACTAAATGACACGGTCTTCTTccgttctcttttctgttttgtacCATCctgggagaggaaaacaaaagtgtAAAAGAATAACATAAACATAGGTTTCTGTGTTCAAGACtaggaataaaaatttaatttcttcaaaaaaatcctATTGAATGATCTATGATCAATGACAATCACTTCTATAGCTTAGAAGCAGCCTAGAGTTTGCAGTCTAATATAAACAGGTAAAAAATCATTATTGAATAATTGCAAGCCCATGGGTGTCAAGAAACACAATTTcagtaatacaaaataaaatcctatACAGAGAATGGACTGCTTAATTTGCAGGGctcagggaaaaatgaaaatgcaggactCCTTATGCAAAACTTGTTAAGCATTTTAGGGGCtcttgggggctcagtcagttaagcttctgactcttgatttcagctcaggtcatgatctcaatcaaGGGCCATGAGGGCAAGCCCCCATTAGGCTCTGCACTGAAtgtgcagagcctgcttaagattctctctcctctccctctgcccctccccagtctctctctctcaaaaaaaaaaaaaaaaaaaaaaaaattgttaaggaTTTTAAGGTGACAGAAGAGTACTGATTCAAGTACAGGGCCTTACTGAGTGTGGGGCCTGCCCAACCGCACAGTATTCATACACCCATGAGGCGGACTCTGCATCTGAATGTATCTCCCACACTAGTGTTCCTCAAAGGCCTGTCCACTTGCCTCAGAACCACCTGGCTTACctgattaaaatgcagattcctaggcTCATAGGATCAGATCTCTAGGGGGTAGTGCTCAGGAATTTGCACTGTAAGCAATACTCTAGGTGAAGGGGAGGCTCactgaagtttgaaaaccacttcCTCACCACTTGGACTCACTAAGATATCTGAGCTATTTCTGGAAACGCCAAAAATCCAGAAACAGCTAAATACTGACCACTAAACTGTGTGTTAAATGAGTAGACACTGAAATTCCAGCCAAAATTCCTGGCTCTTCAGTGTCTCCGATTAGTCACGGTTCTCCAGACTTCGCACACGTACGGTTCTGCAGCTGCAGTTGTACTGAGTCTGGGAGGGAGGACAGCTGAGGGTGCTTCTGTCACCCTAGCGCTGGATTTATTAAAGCCTGCTGCCACGCACAGGGCTAGTGCTCAGAACAATGTCACCTAAGTATGTGCAGCATCACCAGGTTGTGAACACCATCAAGGGAAACACTCTAAGCAGCATCTGTTTCTGAAGAAGTCTGCATCTTCAAGGGCACAGCCCTCAACTTCCCTGCTCAGTGTCACAGGTGCCCGCCTTAAGAGGCTGATGCCATAGTTATGTGTGTATTGAAGTTCCTTCCCTGTACAGACACCTTTATCACCTTTTTATAAAATGCTCAAATGACCTCAAAGTATCTTTCACAATTTTCACCTAAAACATGATGTTGCCTTTCAGGAAGTATGtgatatttttgataaatttcCAGTAAGTCATTCTATTCATACACAGGGAGTAGACGTGGAGGTTGAGATTATATAACTTTTGTGGCAATGAAGAGAAGAGCATGAAGAGTATTAGACAAAAGCGATTCTAACTTTTCTGCTTTGGAGAGAATCTATTTTGAGTAAAATCTCTACATTTTAGAGAGTGATTATGCCAGTCTCTGCATCCGAAATTTAAAACCACTCTTACTTTTTGACTACCTATACTTCCAAAAGCAATTTGCAGGAGGTAATTAAACTTAAACTTTAAATCATACGGTTATCATTTCCCTTAAAGTTTCAAAACGAACCACAGAGGCTTTTTAAATGCCAAGACACAACATAAAAGCCACAAGGTAGAGTATTTCTTTGCAAGTGAATCCTCAGAACAATAAAGTGCAAAAGATATAAAAACTGTGGCAGTTGTATCCATAAGATGAATTGTATCATAGCTCTTCCAAACCCCTAAAGCATAGCCTGTGTTCTATCTATTTAAGTGAGTTGGCgtgaaattaaatttgtaatcAACCATGCATAAGGGCCTGAAACAAATGTATAAATTTCCAATTTTTCAGAATGACGGTTGCtttacctttaaaaacaaacatgtacCTTTAGTAAAGACAACATACTAATTAAGTAAGGGAATGTTATAATCGTTACAAATTATATCTCTAAAGTGCCACTAGTAAAAAGAAGTCACAAAGATAAATGAAGTTACTTACCCATTTatccattaaaaatacatatagcaTTTTCTCAGCACTGTAATCTTTCACTCTATCCATCTTAACATACTGATTAATACTCACCTACTACTTTCTATTGTATTACAATTGGTACATTTCAGATTCATAGTTCTCTTtgttattaagaagaaaaagccaaATCACAAAGCACGCTAATAACATACTTATGTGTTCACACACCCCCATTTGTGGGACAGACAGGAGCTTAACCACTACACTTGAGGCTTTCAAAACATTGCCCTGCTTTTTGCAAGCCAGCCAGGTTTTGATTGGTGAGTTCTGATCCTTCATTGCAGACACAGGCACATGACGGTCACCCCAACATAAGCTGATATAATGACAGCAGGGACTTCCCTTACAAGAGATCTTCCTGTTTCTTCCCCCTTGTCTGCTGTGATCCAGAACCATCCTGTCCTCTCCAGAGCACATCACGGCCTCCTTCCTCTCCAACAGATGAAGCTATTATCAAATACCAACAGGGTGCTTGCTTAGAGACCAAACAGGAGAACGGATGTGCGAGCTTGCTCTCACCACCGGATGAACCTGAACCACTGGCTGGAAGCTGCAGGTGGATGTGAAGGCAGGCCAGCCCCCACCgcccagaggaagagaagagaaggacagAAGCCCCTGTGTGGGAGGGAGGAACAACTGAGGCTCAAATAGCAGGAGATCCAGGTCCCCATTTGACCTGACTCCCAGAATCTTTATCCCACACCTACTCGGCTTTCACTTTTCAGCCCAGGCGTGATCTAGTACAGCTCACCCTTGAACAACTCGAGGGTTCGGGGTGCCCATCCctcacacagttgaaaatctgctAATCACTTCTGATTCTCCAAAACTCAACCACTCAGAGCCTGCTACTGACCCATAGCCTTCCCGGTAACACATAGTTTATTAATACGTACTTGGCATGTTATGTATTACAtgctatattcttacaataaactaagctacagaaaatgtttttaagaaaatcgtcgagaacagaaaatacatttacagcactTCACtgtatttattgggaaaaaaagtcCATGTCTAAGTGACCCATACAGCTCAAACCCTCGCCATTCAAGGGTCTGCTGTACTTGCATAAACTCAGAAGCTGATCAGCACCACAGCTGGAGTCTCTTTCCTATATTCGCTCCTAATGTTACTTAGTTTAAATTTAACAGTGAAAGGCGCTACCTATACAGTCTTTTTatctacagaaaacaaaattcatataGTTTACATGAACTAATCACCTAAAACCAGAGGAAAAGATGTAAGTTTCTGCTGAGATAAAGATGTCTCAAAATGCTTCTAAAAACAGTATGATGTTTCGAAGCTGGTTCTTCCATTTTAAGCACTCACCATCTAAAGCTTCTCAGTGGCAAATATAAGAGAATATAAACTTCTGATAC is part of the Mustela nigripes isolate SB6536 chromosome 2, MUSNIG.SB6536, whole genome shotgun sequence genome and encodes:
- the PLCL2 gene encoding inactive phospholipase C-like protein 2; translation: MAECGRGGAAGGALPTSPGPALGSKGALKAGAGEGGGGGGGGGGRLGHGRARYDSGGVSNGDCSLGVSGDEARASPARGPRGAALAPIPAPTACPLPRESKPGGLPRRSSIIKDGTKQKRERKKTVSFSSMPTEKKISSASDCINSMVEGSELKKVRSNSRIYHRYFLLDADMQSLRWEPSKKDSEKAKIDIKSIKEVRTGKNTDIFRSNGISDQISEDCAFSVIYGENYESLDLVANTADVANIWVTGLRYLISYGKHTLDMLESSQDNMRTSWVSQMFSEIDVDNLGHITLCNAVQCIRDLNPGLKTSKIELKFKELHKSKDKAGTEVTKEEFVEVFHELCTRPEIYFLLVQFSSNKEFLDTKDLMMFLEAEQGVAHINEEISLEIISKYEPSKEGQEKGWLSIDGFTKYLMSPDCYIFDPEHKKVCQDMKQPLSHYFINSSHNTYLIEDQFRGPSDITGYIRALKMGCRSVELDVWDGPDNEPVIYTGHTMTSQIVFRSVIDIINKYAFFASEYPLILCLENHCSIKQQKVMVQHMKKILGDKLYTTSPNVEESYLPSPDVLKGRILIKAKKLSSNCSGVEGDVTDEDEGAEMSQRMGKENVEQPNNVPVKRFQLCKELSELVSICKSVQFKEFQVSFQVQKYWEVCSFNEVLASKYANENPGDFVNYNKRFLARVFPSPMRIDSSNMNPQDFWKCGCQIVAMNFQTPGLMMDLNIGWFRQNGNCGYVLRPAIMREEVSFFSANTKDSVPGVSPQLLHIKIISGQNFPKPKGSGAKGDVVDPYVYVEIHGIPADCAEQRTKTVHQNGDAPIFDESFEFQINLPELAMVRFVVLDDDYIGDEFIGQYTIPFECLQTGYRHVPLQSLTGEVLAHASLFVHVAITNRRGGGKPHKRGLSVRKGKKSREYASLRTLWIKTVDEVFKNAQPPIRDATDLRENMQNAVVSFKELCGLSSVANLMQCMLAVSPRFLGPDNTPLVVLNLSEQYPTMELQGIVPEVLKKIVTTYDMMIQSLKAVIENADAVYEKIVHCQKAAMEFHEHLHSIGTKEGLKERKLQKAVESFTWNITILKGQADLLKYAKNETLENLKQIHYAALSCGLNKPGTENADVQKPRRSLEVIPEKANDETGD